A stretch of the Sulfurospirillum sp. UCH001 genome encodes the following:
- the recR gene encoding recombination mediator RecR, whose product MMRGLEKFNKLVEAFEKLPTVGRKSAVRFAYHLVLNDTFSAMKLANAIESAIKSIRKCERCGALSEHEICDICLDDRRDVQKLCMVESAKDIFVLEEHKLFDGRYFVLSDLEEETLEKLESIVKEGVTEMIFALTPSLASDALILFIEDKLKNHSLHFTKIAQGVPTGVHLENVDMLSLSKALESRTKI is encoded by the coding sequence ATGATGCGTGGATTAGAGAAGTTCAATAAGCTGGTTGAAGCTTTTGAAAAACTTCCAACGGTTGGACGAAAGTCTGCTGTTAGGTTTGCTTATCATCTTGTTTTAAACGATACATTTTCAGCCATGAAACTTGCCAATGCCATTGAAAGTGCGATTAAAAGCATTCGCAAATGTGAGCGTTGTGGAGCGTTAAGTGAGCATGAAATTTGTGATATCTGCCTTGATGATAGACGTGATGTGCAAAAATTGTGTATGGTGGAGAGTGCAAAAGATATTTTTGTATTAGAAGAGCATAAACTTTTTGACGGACGTTATTTTGTGCTTAGTGACCTTGAAGAAGAGACGCTTGAAAAACTTGAAAGCATTGTCAAAGAAGGTGTAACAGAAATGATTTTTGCACTGACACCATCGTTAGCAAGTGATGCATTGATTTTATTTATTGAAGATAAACTCAAGAACCACTCACTTCACTTTACAAAGATTGCACAAGGTGTCCCTACAGGCGTTCATCTTGAAAATGTCGATATGCTCTCTTTATCTAAGGCGTTAGAGTCTCGCACAAAAATCTAG
- a CDS encoding bifunctional diguanylate cyclase/phosphodiesterase, which produces MNFISRLFHTFFSSDDNYNALYRFFDTSSSIMLLLDPESGEIINANEAASRYYGYPLEHLVGMSIATINTLPPERVKEERKRALMEERNYFNFKHQRANGEIRDVEVFSTPINLKERKVLFSIIHDITDRKQIEQELIQKSEDLATQETLFKQILDTSSVAIFLVDMTGHITQANQRMAEMFHYPNKEILQGKEYVELIHSSEKEIGRQKMLALLGSKIASVDLERIYRRSDGSSFWGRLTGKRFYDAKGVEIGLVGVIADIDDRKYIQQCEQHHKQILQMIANTSPLSTILHAMIGDIEAIHHHRIGCSIVLFDETNHKLTLGATSNALELLNSTIISAARNNDDFLTHLMHLSPQPHLFSSLNQEAWWYENIKCITLENAEHCWLNPVVSAFGKPLGLFIICSLQHQPLTLREMKLIEDEVQFIALAIEKSKSDAKLKLAASVFTYAKEGIIITDPYGTIIEANDAFVRTTGYPLSEIIGNNPRILKSGRQEMPFYTQMWQSILTAGNWQGEIWNRRKDGSIYAERLTISAIKDSEGEVQNFVALFTDITTMKEHEEELEHLAQHDALTSLPNRILLWDRLGQAIAEAQRYNAHLAVLYIDLDGFKEVNDTYGHNVGDELLIAVSKRITSLLRKNETIARLGGDEFVALLTDLKEPYECEPIVKRILQSMNEVIEIHGIDLSISASIGISFYPDDSLGAEELILHADKAMYYAKQSGKNCYAFFSHLDT; this is translated from the coding sequence ATGAATTTTATTTCAAGACTTTTTCATACCTTTTTTTCGTCAGATGACAATTACAATGCACTGTATCGTTTTTTTGATACCAGTAGCTCCATTATGCTTTTACTTGATCCTGAAAGTGGCGAAATTATCAATGCCAATGAGGCAGCGTCACGTTATTATGGTTACCCCTTAGAACACCTTGTTGGAATGTCTATCGCGACGATTAACACCCTTCCACCTGAACGTGTAAAAGAGGAGCGAAAACGCGCTCTTATGGAAGAGCGTAACTATTTCAATTTTAAACATCAACGTGCCAATGGTGAAATAAGAGATGTAGAGGTTTTTTCAACACCTATCAATCTCAAAGAAAGAAAAGTACTCTTTTCCATCATACACGATATAACCGATCGTAAACAAATTGAACAAGAACTCATACAAAAAAGCGAAGATCTTGCAACTCAAGAGACACTCTTTAAACAAATTTTAGATACTTCCAGTGTTGCTATCTTTTTAGTAGATATGACAGGACATATCACGCAAGCCAATCAACGTATGGCTGAGATGTTCCACTATCCAAACAAAGAGATACTGCAAGGTAAAGAGTATGTAGAACTTATTCATTCTTCCGAAAAAGAGATTGGACGCCAAAAAATGCTTGCCCTATTGGGTAGTAAAATTGCATCAGTCGATCTAGAGCGTATCTACCGTAGGTCAGACGGTAGTAGTTTTTGGGGGCGACTCACAGGAAAACGCTTTTATGATGCCAAAGGTGTAGAAATTGGGCTTGTTGGTGTCATTGCCGATATTGATGACCGCAAATACATCCAACAATGTGAACAGCACCATAAACAAATTTTACAGATGATTGCCAACACATCACCTCTTTCTACGATTTTACATGCGATGATTGGAGATATAGAAGCCATCCATCACCATCGTATAGGATGTAGTATTGTTCTTTTTGATGAAACAAACCATAAATTGACCCTTGGTGCAACATCGAATGCCCTTGAACTTTTAAATAGTACCATCATTAGTGCAGCACGTAACAATGATGATTTTTTAACCCATCTGATGCACCTATCCCCTCAACCTCATCTTTTTAGCTCGCTCAATCAAGAAGCATGGTGGTATGAAAACATAAAATGCATCACTCTTGAGAATGCTGAACATTGTTGGTTAAATCCTGTTGTTTCAGCCTTTGGAAAACCATTAGGTCTTTTCATTATCTGTTCATTACAACATCAACCGCTTACACTTCGCGAAATGAAGCTCATCGAAGATGAAGTACAATTTATAGCACTGGCTATTGAGAAAAGCAAAAGCGATGCAAAACTAAAACTGGCAGCAAGTGTTTTTACGTATGCTAAAGAAGGTATCATTATCACTGACCCCTATGGGACAATCATTGAAGCAAATGACGCTTTCGTACGCACAACCGGATACCCTCTTTCTGAAATCATTGGTAATAATCCCCGTATCTTAAAATCTGGCAGACAAGAGATGCCTTTTTATACACAAATGTGGCAAAGCATTCTTACTGCAGGAAATTGGCAAGGAGAGATTTGGAATCGCCGTAAAGATGGCAGTATTTACGCAGAAAGGCTTACCATCAGCGCTATCAAAGACAGTGAAGGTGAAGTTCAAAATTTTGTGGCACTCTTTACAGATATTACTACTATGAAAGAGCATGAGGAAGAACTCGAACATCTTGCACAGCACGATGCGCTAACATCGTTGCCTAATCGTATATTACTCTGGGATAGATTGGGACAAGCCATCGCTGAGGCACAGCGTTACAATGCCCATTTAGCCGTTTTATACATTGACTTGGATGGATTTAAAGAGGTCAATGATACCTATGGTCATAATGTTGGAGATGAACTTCTTATCGCTGTCTCTAAACGCATTACAAGTCTATTGCGCAAAAATGAGACGATTGCACGCTTAGGTGGTGATGAGTTTGTAGCCCTGCTCACCGATCTTAAAGAGCCTTATGAGTGTGAGCCTATTGTCAAGCGTATTTTACAGTCCATGAACGAGGTTATTGAAATTCATGGTATTGATCTATCCATCTCAGCGAGTATAGGTATCAGTTTTTACCCTGATGATTCTCTAGGTGCGGAAGAGTTAATTTTACATGCGGATAAAGCAATGTACTATGCGAAACAATCAGGCAAAAATTGCTATGCCTTTTTCAGCCATCTCGATACATAA
- a CDS encoding zf-TFIIB domain-containing protein, translating into MRCPICQNVDLLLSERAGIEIDYCPQCRGVWLDRGELDKIIERSTTYSSTPSKSYEKERKHDTYHEKSNHHGYPKKKESFLSELFDF; encoded by the coding sequence ATGCGATGTCCCATCTGCCAGAATGTTGATCTTTTACTAAGTGAACGCGCAGGAATTGAGATAGATTATTGTCCACAATGTAGAGGTGTGTGGTTGGACCGTGGTGAACTTGATAAAATCATTGAACGTAGTACAACCTATAGTTCTACACCTTCTAAAAGTTATGAGAAAGAACGTAAGCACGACACCTATCATGAAAAATCAAATCACCACGGATACCCTAAGAAAAAAGAGAGTTTTTTAAGTGAATTGTTTGATTTTTAA
- a CDS encoding fatty acid--CoA ligase translates to MQLERTLGNPYAHDYQLLIKNILNAPIYYDPNQEIVYRGEKRFTYATFKKRVHKLANMLTSMGVKAGDTVAVMDYDSHRYLECYFAIPMLGAILHTINIRLSPEQILYTIDHAEDDVILAHTDFLPTLEQIKGRLDVQSFIVLADDEKVPSTTLDIKGEYEALLSQHADVFDFPDFNENTRATTFYTTGTTGLPKGVYFTHRQLVLHTLGVLSTLGSAPQQGNFHQGDVYMPITPMFHVHAWGLPYVATMLGVKQVYPGRYIPDLLLDLIDKEKVTFSHCVPTIMHMLFNSPKIHDVNLKGWKVIIGGAALPKAMCKEALKKGIDMFTGYGMSETCPILSLAQLTPEMLELDDDAQSDIRIKTGRPMGLVEIKVVDEKMQALPKDGMSTGEIVVRSPWLTQGYFKDQKNSEILWQGGYLHTGDMANMDERGYIKITDRVKDIIKVGGEWVSSLELEDIIHQHPSVKEVAVIGVEDEKWGERPLALVVLDSTKPTNEKELLIHAKEFIKKGIMAREGMLLKIKCVESIDKTSVGKINKKELRKKYAF, encoded by the coding sequence GTGCAACTTGAAAGAACATTGGGAAATCCCTACGCACATGACTATCAACTGCTAATTAAAAATATTCTAAATGCCCCTATTTATTATGATCCAAACCAAGAGATCGTCTATCGCGGAGAGAAACGCTTCACCTATGCGACTTTTAAAAAACGTGTTCATAAACTTGCCAATATGCTCACTTCGATGGGTGTCAAAGCAGGCGATACCGTTGCAGTTATGGACTATGACTCTCATCGTTATTTAGAATGCTACTTTGCGATTCCAATGCTTGGGGCCATACTTCATACGATCAACATCCGTCTTTCTCCTGAGCAAATTCTCTACACCATAGATCATGCAGAAGATGACGTTATCTTAGCACATACAGATTTTTTACCTACCTTGGAGCAAATCAAAGGAAGACTCGATGTGCAGAGCTTTATCGTCTTAGCGGATGATGAAAAAGTACCTTCAACAACCTTGGATATTAAAGGTGAATACGAAGCACTTCTCAGTCAACACGCCGATGTTTTTGATTTTCCAGATTTTAATGAAAATACACGGGCTACAACCTTTTATACCACTGGCACTACTGGGCTTCCTAAAGGCGTTTATTTCACCCATCGTCAACTTGTTCTTCATACATTGGGCGTTCTCTCTACACTTGGCAGTGCTCCACAACAAGGAAACTTTCATCAAGGTGATGTCTATATGCCCATCACACCGATGTTTCATGTACATGCGTGGGGGTTGCCTTATGTTGCGACCATGCTCGGTGTGAAACAAGTATATCCTGGTCGTTATATCCCTGATCTTCTTTTAGACCTAATTGATAAAGAAAAAGTCACGTTCTCACACTGTGTTCCTACCATCATGCACATGCTTTTTAACTCTCCAAAAATTCATGATGTCAATCTTAAAGGATGGAAGGTCATCATCGGTGGAGCTGCTCTTCCTAAGGCTATGTGTAAAGAGGCTCTTAAAAAAGGTATCGATATGTTCACAGGATACGGGATGAGTGAAACCTGCCCTATTTTGAGTCTCGCGCAACTTACTCCTGAAATGTTGGAACTTGATGATGACGCCCAAAGCGATATACGCATTAAAACAGGTCGTCCTATGGGTCTAGTTGAGATTAAAGTGGTTGATGAGAAGATGCAAGCACTTCCTAAAGATGGTATGAGTACGGGAGAGATCGTTGTACGCTCTCCATGGCTTACTCAAGGCTATTTTAAAGATCAAAAAAACTCTGAAATTCTCTGGCAAGGCGGTTACTTACATACGGGAGATATGGCGAACATGGATGAGCGTGGTTATATCAAAATCACCGATCGTGTTAAAGACATCATCAAAGTGGGTGGAGAATGGGTTTCATCTTTGGAGCTCGAAGACATCATTCACCAACACCCAAGTGTCAAAGAAGTCGCAGTGATTGGAGTAGAAGATGAGAAATGGGGAGAAAGACCTCTTGCACTTGTCGTTTTAGACTCTACGAAACCTACCAATGAAAAAGAGTTACTGATCCATGCTAAAGAGTTCATCAAAAAAGGAATTATGGCACGCGAAGGTATGTTGCTTAAAATAAAATGCGTTGAAAGTATTGATAAAACCAGTGTTGGTAAAATCAACAAAAAAGAGCTTCGAAAAAAATACGCTTTCTAA
- a CDS encoding shikimate dehydrogenase, whose translation MLLFSIFGYPVTHSISPRLHNSVLQALKLDGCYVRKAITEPEKLLSTFHAMKLTGANVTVPHKEAAYEQCDEVRGIAKEIGAVNTLVREGERVIGYNTDAEGFYEAIKSFGYIRNALILGAGGTAKAIAIILKSHDIETTILNRSASRLSFFASRGFTCQTWDTFESKPYDLIINTTSAGLKDEEYPCDKELLKTIFKESKYAFDVIYNKPTPFLELARSCNIRCKDGKEMLLYQGVLAFNLFFSKHYDLKTIETLMRPAFEL comes from the coding sequence ATGTTACTCTTTAGTATCTTTGGTTACCCCGTAACCCACTCTATTTCTCCTCGCCTTCACAACAGCGTTTTACAAGCACTAAAATTAGATGGCTGCTATGTACGAAAAGCCATTACCGAGCCTGAAAAATTACTCTCAACTTTCCACGCTATGAAATTAACAGGTGCAAATGTAACCGTTCCTCATAAAGAAGCTGCATACGAACAATGTGATGAAGTAAGAGGCATTGCCAAAGAGATAGGCGCAGTCAATACTCTGGTACGAGAAGGCGAGCGCGTCATTGGTTATAACACGGATGCAGAAGGCTTTTATGAAGCAATAAAAAGTTTTGGATATATTCGAAATGCCCTTATTTTGGGGGCAGGTGGAACGGCTAAAGCCATTGCTATTATTTTAAAAAGTCATGATATAGAGACAACCATTCTCAATCGTTCTGCTTCCAGACTCTCTTTTTTTGCATCAAGAGGTTTTACGTGCCAAACATGGGATACGTTTGAATCAAAACCTTATGACCTCATCATCAACACCACTTCTGCTGGACTAAAAGATGAAGAATACCCTTGTGATAAAGAACTTTTAAAAACCATTTTTAAAGAGTCAAAATACGCTTTTGATGTGATTTATAACAAACCAACTCCTTTTTTAGAATTGGCAAGAAGTTGTAACATACGCTGCAAAGATGGTAAAGAGATGCTTCTCTATCAAGGAGTACTTGCTTTTAACCTCTTTTTTTCCAAGCATTATGATCTAAAGACCATCGAAACTCTGATGCGCCCTGCTTTTGAACTCTAA
- a CDS encoding anthranilate synthase component I family protein: MLSSRKILFDQLTPITIFAKLQNHFSGELCFLFESAINNNDGNFSFLFIGARERVIHKDGESVHIDEDGTSHNLGANPFTFLKKRYAELDKTLYKNYAKELGVGFVDGFIGYIGYDAVKIFEPRLKAHMDGLKDDLHIPEIDLMRPKLVCTFSHKSNTLTLTTFVSELASQLNTIEGLLKEPHIHIPIQTAYVDKAKGSFAFSKEYFFEMVSKSKEMIRSGDVFQILMSNRFTQYTKIDRLSFYRILRQKNPSPYMFYLSYPEFAIIGSSPEVMVGLKDSHILLRPIAGTRKRGSTYEKDQAYEKEMLSDEKERAEHLMLIDLGRNDLGRVAKVGSVKVKEMMRVERYSHVMHMVSDIEATLDTKHDMFDLFAATFTAGTMTGTPKIRAMELISDFEGIKRSFYSGAAGYFGFDGNMDSCIMIRTAYLDDEKIIFQAGAGIVADSQPELEYLEVTNKLGAMTSSLDDLKE; the protein is encoded by the coding sequence GTGCTTAGCTCTCGTAAAATTCTTTTTGATCAGCTCACCCCCATCACGATTTTTGCAAAATTGCAGAATCATTTTTCAGGTGAGCTCTGCTTTTTATTTGAAAGTGCCATCAATAACAACGATGGCAACTTTAGTTTCCTCTTTATTGGAGCACGTGAGCGTGTAATTCACAAAGACGGTGAGAGTGTTCATATCGATGAAGATGGCACTTCACACAATTTGGGAGCTAACCCTTTTACTTTTTTAAAAAAACGTTATGCAGAGCTTGATAAAACACTCTATAAAAACTATGCTAAAGAACTTGGCGTTGGTTTTGTAGATGGATTTATCGGCTATATTGGGTATGACGCTGTCAAAATTTTTGAGCCTCGTTTGAAAGCTCATATGGATGGACTTAAGGATGATCTTCACATTCCAGAAATTGATCTGATGCGTCCAAAGTTAGTCTGTACCTTCTCGCACAAATCCAATACACTTACGTTAACAACATTTGTTTCAGAATTGGCTTCGCAACTAAATACCATCGAGGGGCTACTTAAAGAGCCGCATATTCACATTCCTATCCAAACAGCATATGTCGATAAAGCAAAAGGCTCCTTCGCTTTTTCAAAAGAGTATTTTTTTGAAATGGTCAGTAAATCAAAAGAGATGATTCGAAGCGGAGATGTCTTTCAGATCTTAATGTCAAATCGTTTTACACAATACACGAAAATTGATCGTCTCAGTTTTTACCGTATTTTGCGTCAAAAAAATCCATCTCCTTATATGTTCTACCTCTCTTATCCAGAGTTTGCAATCATAGGAAGCTCTCCAGAGGTGATGGTAGGACTCAAAGACAGTCATATTTTACTACGCCCTATTGCAGGAACGCGTAAACGTGGCTCAACGTATGAAAAAGATCAAGCCTATGAAAAAGAGATGCTCAGTGACGAAAAAGAGAGAGCTGAACATTTGATGCTCATTGATCTTGGGCGAAATGATCTTGGTCGTGTTGCAAAAGTAGGAAGTGTAAAAGTCAAAGAGATGATGAGAGTGGAGCGATACTCTCATGTCATGCATATGGTCAGCGATATTGAAGCTACATTAGATACTAAACATGATATGTTTGATCTTTTTGCCGCGACTTTTACCGCTGGCACGATGACAGGAACGCCTAAAATTAGGGCTATGGAACTCATTAGCGATTTTGAAGGTATAAAGCGTAGCTTTTACAGTGGAGCTGCTGGATATTTTGGATTTGATGGCAATATGGACAGTTGTATTATGATTCGAACTGCTTATTTGGATGATGAAAAGATTATCTTTCAAGCAGGTGCAGGCATTGTAGCCGATAGTCAACCTGAACTTGAATATCTTGAAGTAACCAATAAACTAGGAGCCATGACTAGCTCTTTAGATGACCTTAAAGAGTAG
- a CDS encoding SPOR domain-containing protein yields MENRNELSDIVLEKGDNKTLKMKRILILVAFLILVFLVALASMKVANKDQGKDASKLILPPEPTQETQVPKDDQLFKQVPIIEENPKKESFEDMIKTLKEKEAQKQEEAKGAEVKPKETTTAPVTTAPVKEAAPAKTKEPAPAKVKEEPKAQPLLRSTEVDSHPSTGGSADAGIYVQVGAVATAPDAKQLSDIKAKGFEYKLYTTVVNGNKVTKILIGPYAKSSDAESALVLIRSSINKNAFIYRVK; encoded by the coding sequence ATGGAAAATAGAAATGAACTCAGTGATATTGTGTTAGAAAAAGGGGATAACAAAACCCTTAAGATGAAGCGTATCCTTATTTTAGTTGCTTTTTTGATTCTTGTCTTTTTGGTCGCCCTCGCAAGCATGAAAGTAGCAAACAAAGATCAAGGTAAAGATGCTTCTAAGTTGATTTTGCCACCAGAACCAACGCAAGAGACACAAGTTCCTAAAGACGATCAGCTCTTTAAACAAGTGCCGATTATTGAAGAGAACCCTAAAAAAGAGAGTTTTGAAGATATGATCAAAACACTTAAAGAAAAAGAGGCTCAAAAACAAGAAGAGGCAAAAGGTGCGGAGGTAAAACCTAAAGAGACAACCACCGCTCCAGTAACAACTGCACCAGTTAAAGAAGCTGCGCCTGCTAAAACAAAAGAGCCTGCGCCTGCTAAAGTAAAAGAAGAGCCTAAAGCACAACCTCTACTTCGCAGTACAGAAGTCGACTCACATCCATCGACTGGTGGAAGTGCTGATGCAGGTATTTATGTTCAAGTGGGTGCTGTTGCCACTGCTCCTGATGCGAAACAACTCAGTGATATCAAAGCAAAAGGCTTTGAGTACAAACTTTATACAACAGTTGTTAATGGTAACAAAGTCACTAAGATTCTTATAGGACCATATGCAAAATCAAGTGATGCAGAAAGTGCTCTTGTCTTGATTCGTTCAAGTATCAATAAAAACGCGTTCATTTACAGGGTAAAATAA
- a CDS encoding DUF1882 domain-containing protein → MYNIDVSLIKMITDHYWIKRDNIVQKIDFGGRVFFDKFERIDQPLNNSIIKDHLDGKITVAHSLINRFDKVENIVFDYNGRNTERFWHRAQLLLREEGFINFTAYKSKTEGHLHLYVHKGHTTLQEGYQIAKMLSAKLSQKLPREWRMFPTQELPREFNILALPYDLYQKERGASWSKHM, encoded by the coding sequence ATGTACAATATTGACGTCTCTCTCATCAAAATGATAACCGATCACTACTGGATTAAACGTGATAACATTGTCCAAAAAATCGATTTTGGAGGGAGAGTCTTTTTTGATAAATTCGAACGTATTGATCAGCCTTTGAACAACAGTATCATCAAAGATCACCTTGATGGAAAGATTACGGTTGCGCATTCTTTGATCAATCGTTTTGACAAAGTTGAGAACATCGTTTTCGACTATAATGGAAGAAATACCGAGCGATTTTGGCATAGGGCACAACTTTTGCTTAGAGAAGAAGGATTCATCAATTTTACTGCGTATAAGAGTAAAACGGAGGGTCATCTACATCTGTATGTTCATAAAGGTCATACTACCTTACAAGAGGGGTATCAGATCGCTAAAATGCTCTCAGCAAAGCTTTCGCAAAAGCTTCCTCGTGAGTGGAGAATGTTCCCGACACAGGAGCTTCCAAGAGAGTTTAACATTTTGGCACTGCCTTATGACTTGTACCAAAAAGAGCGAGGCGCTTCTTGGTCGAAGCATATGTAG
- a CDS encoding serine hydroxymethyltransferase, giving the protein MSILKTVDPVVYDLTLKELNRQCDHLEMIASENFTYPAVMEAMGSVFTNKYAEGYPGKRYYGGCEFADAVEQLAIDRVCKLFGCTYANVQPNSGSQANQGVYQALLSPYDKILGMDLSHGGHLTHGAKVSSSGKTYSSFFYGVELDGRINYDKVREIAHIVKPKMIVCGASAYPREIDFAKFREIADEVGAYLFADIAHIAGLVAAGEHPSPFPHCHVVTSTTHKTLRGPRGGIILTNDEEIAKKVNSAIFPGIQGGPLVHVIAAKAVGFAENLKPEWTVYAKQVRANAKVLADVLIKRGYDIVSGGTDNHLVLVSFLNKEFSGKDADLALGRAGITVNKNTVPGETRSPFVTSGVRIGSPALTARGMKEKEFEIIANKIADVLDNINDEALHAKIKDEMKALASNFIIYDRPTY; this is encoded by the coding sequence ATGAGTATTTTAAAAACTGTTGACCCTGTTGTTTATGACTTAACGCTAAAAGAGTTAAACCGCCAATGTGACCATCTTGAAATGATCGCTAGTGAAAACTTTACCTACCCTGCTGTTATGGAAGCAATGGGTAGTGTTTTCACCAATAAATATGCAGAAGGTTATCCAGGTAAACGCTATTATGGTGGTTGTGAATTTGCAGATGCTGTTGAGCAACTTGCAATTGATAGAGTATGCAAACTTTTTGGTTGTACCTATGCTAATGTTCAGCCAAACTCAGGTAGTCAAGCAAATCAAGGTGTTTATCAAGCCCTTTTAAGCCCATACGATAAAATCTTAGGTATGGATCTAAGCCATGGTGGTCACTTAACACATGGTGCAAAAGTCAGCAGTTCTGGTAAAACGTATTCTAGCTTTTTCTATGGTGTAGAGCTTGATGGTCGCATTAACTATGATAAAGTAAGAGAAATTGCACATATCGTTAAACCAAAAATGATCGTTTGTGGCGCGAGTGCATATCCAAGAGAGATTGATTTTGCTAAATTTAGAGAAATTGCAGATGAAGTTGGTGCATATTTATTTGCAGATATCGCACATATCGCTGGTTTGGTTGCAGCAGGTGAGCATCCAAGTCCATTCCCGCACTGTCATGTTGTGACGTCAACAACACACAAAACACTTCGTGGACCAAGAGGTGGTATCATCCTTACCAATGACGAAGAGATTGCTAAAAAAGTAAACAGCGCGATTTTCCCTGGTATTCAAGGTGGTCCATTGGTTCATGTTATTGCTGCTAAAGCCGTTGGTTTTGCAGAAAACTTAAAACCAGAATGGACAGTCTATGCAAAACAAGTTCGTGCAAATGCAAAAGTACTTGCAGACGTTCTTATTAAAAGAGGTTACGACATCGTAAGTGGTGGTACAGATAACCATCTTGTATTGGTATCTTTCCTCAACAAAGAATTTAGTGGAAAAGATGCAGATCTAGCGCTTGGACGTGCAGGTATTACCGTCAATAAAAATACTGTTCCAGGCGAAACTAGAAGTCCATTTGTTACCAGTGGCGTACGCATTGGTTCACCAGCCTTGACTGCTCGTGGTATGAAAGAAAAAGAGTTTGAAATCATTGCAAACAAAATCGCAGATGTTCTTGATAACATCAATGATGAAGCGCTCCATGCAAAAATCAAAGATGAAATGAAAGCATTGGCAAGCAATTTTATTATTTATGATAGACCAACCTACTAA